A stretch of the Archangium violaceum genome encodes the following:
- a CDS encoding HAMP domain-containing protein, translated as MNRRSSHSTRTQTGKKTRKSTTLARRSHARSRRLATAEALETLLESLQAVTHGDFSVRLPPEEQPVAMEEIAHAFNGLVAMNQRMQDELVRVERVVGREGQMAERASLGPVSGGWASSIGSINSLIADLVQPTTEVARVLGAVARGDLTQKMALDLPGQPVKGEFLRIGTTVNAMVDQLSSFAAEVTRVAREVGTEGKLGGQARVPGVAGTWKDLTDSVNQLANNLTAQVRNIAEVTTSVARGDLSRKITVDARGEVLELKNTVNTMVDQLRSFAGEVTRVAKEVGTEGKLGGQADVPGVSGVWKDLTDNVNLMASNLTTQVRGIVKVVTAVANGDLSQRLVVDAKGEMAALADTLNSMTKTLGIFADQVTSVAKTVGVEGKLGAQADVPGVAGTWKDLTDNVNLLANNLTAQVRNIAEVSTAVARGDLSKKITVDARGEVLELKNTINTMVEQLRSFAGEVTRVAKEVGTEGKLGGQADVPGVSGTWKDLTDNVNFMASNLTAQVRNIALVTTAVANGDLSKKITVDVKGEILELKNTINTMVDQLRSFAAEVTRVAKEVGTEGKLGGQAEVQGVSGVWKDLTDSVNSMASNLTNQVRNIAKVTTAVANGDLSKKITVDAKGEILELKDTINTMVDQLNAFASEVTRVAREVGTEGKLGGQARVPGVAGTWKDLTDNVNLMARNLTTQVRGIVKVVTAVANGDLTQKLVVDAKGEVAALADTINSMTDTLGTFAQQVSTVAREVGIEGKLGGQAKVPGARGAWRQLTDNVNQLAGNLTSQVRAISEVATAVTKGDLTRFISVDAGGELAALKDNINQMIVNLKETTQKNTEQDWLKTNLAKFSGMMQGQKNLEAVSRLIMSELTPLVSAHHGAFFLMDFEDSAPVAKLTSSYAYRERKNVANRFRLGEGLVGQCALEKKTILLTHVPADYIRIISGLGEASPLNVIVLPVLFEGEVKAVIELASFHPFSTIHQIFLDQLTESIGVVLNMIMANMRTEELLRQSQSLANELQSQSRELTQQQEELKRSNSALEAQALELEEKAKLLEQQNIKVEEKNREVEQARASLEEKAEQLSLISKYKSEFLANMSHELRTPLNSMLVLAKLLADNSDGSLSRKQVEYAETIYSSGGDLLSLINEILDLSKVEAGKMQVEPRDSAVAELVEFARRTFGPVAEQKNLGFLTEVGPEVPATVFTDPKRLQQILKNLLSNAFKFTSTGQVTLRIRMADAEERFAAPELVEADTVLAFSVIDTGIGIPEDKQKLIFEAFQQADGTTSRKYGGTGLGLSISRELARLLGGEIRVKSSRGAGSTFTLYLPRSYSGPERGSEPASETDVGYTPMLRELLPRDEVHGTAAPHPLRDDRDDLGAEDRVLLVAVDDLEFARGLVATAHQSGLKALVATRGDVALSLAQRLKPYAIVLQLGLPVIDGWSVLDRLKRDPRTRRIPVQVVSVDRMRGASCGGGFAYLDRPFSPEAIQGAFSHLELEANGAPRKLLLVDPKPELRDCVRQLIDMGESLEMRELESTQAVLALDRGEVDALALDLASPGGRGMKLLVELVRGPTRLPPVLLYSGSQLLPDEERQLRRSAESVLLEAAARSPEAVLAEVGRFLRRVGEQSRVSAEEMKELSRSLCDRKVLLVDDDARNIFALTSVLENHGMQVTFAQDGRAAMDILEKNPELDVVLLDVMMPEMDGYQAMRAIRADPRWASLPVIAITARALRDDREKCLEAGASDYLSKPVDTERLLELIRRWVEPCAGAR; from the coding sequence GTGAATCGTCGTTCCAGCCATTCGACCCGTACCCAGACAGGGAAGAAGACCCGTAAGAGCACCACGCTCGCGCGGCGCTCGCACGCGCGTTCGCGCCGGCTCGCGACGGCGGAGGCGCTCGAGACGCTCCTGGAGTCCCTGCAAGCCGTCACCCACGGCGACTTCTCCGTCCGCCTGCCGCCCGAGGAGCAGCCGGTGGCGATGGAGGAGATCGCCCACGCCTTCAACGGCCTGGTGGCGATGAACCAGCGGATGCAGGACGAGCTGGTGCGCGTGGAGCGGGTGGTGGGCCGCGAGGGCCAGATGGCGGAGCGCGCCTCGCTGGGACCGGTGAGTGGCGGCTGGGCCTCGAGCATCGGCTCCATCAACTCGCTCATCGCGGACCTGGTGCAGCCCACCACGGAAGTGGCGCGCGTGCTGGGCGCGGTGGCGCGGGGTGACCTCACCCAGAAGATGGCGTTGGACCTGCCGGGGCAGCCGGTGAAGGGCGAGTTCCTTCGCATCGGCACCACGGTGAACGCGATGGTGGATCAGCTCAGCTCGTTCGCCGCCGAGGTGACGCGCGTCGCGCGCGAGGTCGGTACGGAAGGGAAGCTGGGAGGCCAGGCGCGGGTGCCGGGGGTCGCCGGGACGTGGAAGGACCTCACGGACAGCGTGAACCAGCTGGCCAACAACCTGACGGCGCAGGTGCGAAACATCGCCGAGGTGACGACCTCGGTGGCGCGCGGTGACCTGTCGCGCAAGATTACCGTCGATGCGCGAGGCGAGGTGCTCGAGCTGAAGAACACCGTCAACACGATGGTGGATCAGCTCCGCTCGTTCGCTGGCGAGGTGACGCGCGTCGCCAAGGAAGTGGGGACGGAAGGCAAGCTGGGCGGCCAGGCGGACGTGCCCGGAGTGTCCGGCGTCTGGAAGGACCTCACGGACAACGTGAACCTGATGGCCTCCAACCTCACCACCCAGGTGCGAGGCATCGTGAAGGTGGTGACGGCGGTCGCCAACGGTGACCTGTCCCAGCGCCTCGTGGTGGACGCCAAGGGCGAGATGGCCGCCCTGGCCGACACGCTCAACAGCATGACCAAGACGCTCGGCATCTTCGCGGACCAGGTGACCAGCGTCGCCAAGACGGTGGGCGTGGAGGGCAAGCTGGGCGCCCAGGCGGACGTGCCGGGTGTGGCCGGTACGTGGAAGGACCTCACGGACAACGTGAACCTGCTCGCCAACAACCTGACGGCGCAGGTGCGAAACATCGCCGAGGTCAGCACGGCCGTCGCCCGCGGTGACCTGTCCAAGAAGATCACCGTCGACGCCCGGGGCGAGGTGCTCGAGCTGAAGAACACCATCAACACGATGGTGGAGCAGCTGCGCTCGTTCGCCGGTGAGGTGACGCGCGTCGCGAAGGAAGTGGGGACGGAAGGCAAGCTGGGCGGCCAGGCCGACGTGCCGGGGGTCTCCGGTACCTGGAAGGACCTCACGGACAACGTGAACTTCATGGCCTCCAACCTGACGGCGCAGGTGCGAAACATCGCCCTGGTGACGACGGCGGTGGCCAATGGAGACCTGTCCAAGAAGATCACCGTCGACGTGAAGGGGGAGATCCTCGAGCTGAAGAACACCATCAACACGATGGTGGACCAGCTCCGGTCGTTCGCCGCCGAGGTGACGCGCGTCGCGAAGGAAGTGGGGACGGAAGGCAAGCTGGGTGGCCAGGCCGAGGTGCAGGGTGTGTCCGGCGTCTGGAAGGACCTCACCGACAGCGTGAACTCGATGGCGTCCAACCTGACCAACCAGGTGCGCAACATCGCCAAGGTGACGACGGCGGTGGCCAACGGGGACCTGTCCAAGAAGATCACCGTCGACGCGAAGGGGGAGATCCTCGAGCTCAAGGACACCATCAACACGATGGTGGATCAGCTCAACGCGTTCGCCTCGGAGGTGACGCGCGTCGCGCGTGAAGTCGGTACGGAAGGCAAGCTGGGAGGCCAGGCGCGCGTGCCCGGTGTCGCCGGAACGTGGAAGGACCTCACGGACAACGTGAACCTGATGGCCCGCAACCTGACGACCCAGGTGCGCGGCATCGTCAAGGTGGTGACCGCGGTCGCCAACGGTGACCTGACCCAGAAGCTGGTCGTCGACGCGAAGGGCGAGGTGGCCGCGCTGGCGGACACCATCAACAGCATGACGGACACGCTGGGCACCTTCGCCCAGCAGGTGTCCACGGTGGCCCGCGAGGTGGGCATCGAAGGGAAGCTGGGCGGCCAGGCCAAGGTGCCCGGGGCGCGCGGTGCCTGGAGGCAGCTGACCGACAACGTGAATCAGCTGGCCGGAAACCTGACGTCGCAGGTGCGCGCCATCTCCGAGGTGGCCACCGCCGTGACGAAGGGGGACCTGACGCGGTTCATCTCGGTGGATGCGGGCGGCGAGCTGGCCGCCCTGAAGGACAACATCAACCAGATGATCGTCAACCTCAAGGAGACGACACAGAAGAACACCGAGCAGGACTGGCTGAAGACGAACCTCGCGAAGTTCTCCGGCATGATGCAGGGGCAGAAGAACCTGGAGGCCGTCTCCCGGCTCATCATGTCCGAGCTGACGCCCCTGGTGTCCGCGCACCACGGCGCCTTCTTCCTCATGGACTTCGAGGACAGCGCGCCCGTGGCCAAGCTCACCTCCAGCTACGCCTACCGCGAGCGCAAGAACGTGGCCAACCGCTTCCGGCTCGGGGAGGGTCTGGTGGGCCAGTGCGCCCTGGAGAAGAAGACCATCCTCCTCACCCACGTGCCGGCGGACTACATCCGCATCATCTCCGGCCTGGGCGAGGCCAGCCCCCTCAACGTCATCGTCCTGCCCGTCCTCTTCGAGGGCGAGGTGAAGGCCGTCATCGAGCTGGCCTCCTTCCACCCGTTCAGCACCATCCACCAGATCTTCCTGGACCAGCTCACCGAGAGCATCGGCGTGGTGCTGAACATGATCATGGCCAACATGCGCACCGAGGAGCTGCTGCGGCAGTCGCAGAGCCTCGCCAACGAGCTGCAGAGCCAGTCGCGCGAGCTCACCCAGCAGCAGGAGGAGCTCAAGCGCTCCAACTCGGCGCTGGAGGCCCAGGCGCTCGAGCTGGAGGAGAAGGCCAAGCTGCTCGAGCAGCAGAACATCAAGGTGGAGGAGAAGAACCGCGAGGTGGAGCAGGCGCGCGCCAGCCTGGAGGAGAAGGCCGAGCAGCTCTCGCTCATCTCCAAGTACAAGAGCGAGTTCCTCGCCAACATGTCCCACGAGCTGCGCACGCCGCTCAACAGCATGCTGGTGCTGGCCAAGCTGCTCGCGGACAACTCCGACGGCAGCCTCAGCCGCAAGCAGGTGGAGTACGCGGAGACCATCTACTCCTCGGGGGGGGATCTGCTCTCCCTCATCAACGAAATCCTGGACCTCTCCAAGGTGGAGGCCGGGAAGATGCAGGTGGAGCCGCGCGACTCCGCGGTGGCGGAGCTGGTGGAGTTCGCCCGCCGCACCTTCGGTCCCGTGGCCGAGCAGAAGAACCTGGGCTTCCTCACCGAGGTGGGCCCGGAGGTGCCGGCCACCGTCTTCACGGACCCCAAGCGGCTGCAGCAGATCCTCAAGAACCTGCTGTCCAACGCCTTCAAGTTCACCAGCACGGGCCAGGTGACGCTGCGCATCCGCATGGCGGACGCCGAGGAGCGCTTCGCCGCCCCCGAGCTGGTGGAGGCCGACACGGTGCTGGCCTTCTCCGTCATCGACACGGGCATCGGCATCCCCGAGGACAAGCAGAAGCTCATCTTCGAGGCCTTCCAGCAGGCGGATGGCACCACCAGCCGCAAGTACGGGGGCACCGGCCTGGGTCTCTCCATCAGCCGCGAGCTGGCCCGGTTGTTGGGGGGTGAAATCCGCGTGAAGAGCTCCCGCGGCGCGGGCAGCACCTTCACCCTCTACCTGCCGCGCAGCTACAGCGGTCCCGAGCGGGGGAGCGAGCCCGCCAGCGAGACGGACGTGGGCTACACGCCCATGCTGCGCGAGCTGCTGCCGCGCGACGAGGTGCACGGCACCGCGGCCCCCCACCCGTTGAGGGATGACCGGGATGACCTGGGCGCGGAGGACCGCGTGTTGCTCGTGGCGGTGGACGACCTGGAGTTCGCCCGCGGCCTGGTGGCCACCGCGCACCAGAGTGGACTCAAGGCGCTGGTGGCCACGCGCGGTGACGTGGCGCTCTCCCTGGCCCAGCGGCTCAAGCCGTACGCCATCGTCCTGCAGCTCGGCCTGCCCGTCATCGACGGCTGGAGCGTGTTGGACCGGCTCAAGCGCGACCCGCGCACCCGCCGCATCCCCGTTCAGGTGGTGAGCGTGGACCGCATGCGCGGCGCCTCGTGCGGCGGCGGCTTCGCCTACCTCGACCGGCCCTTCTCCCCCGAGGCCATCCAGGGCGCCTTCAGCCACCTGGAGCTCGAGGCCAACGGCGCGCCCCGCAAGCTGCTGCTGGTGGACCCCAAGCCAGAGCTGCGTGACTGCGTGCGGCAGCTCATCGACATGGGCGAGTCCCTGGAGATGCGCGAGCTGGAGTCCACCCAGGCCGTGCTGGCGCTGGACCGTGGGGAGGTGGACGCGCTGGCCCTGGACCTGGCCTCACCCGGTGGACGGGGAATGAAGCTGCTGGTGGAGCTGGTCCGCGGGCCCACCCGCCTGCCCCCCGTGTTGCTCTACAGCGGCTCGCAGCTGCTGCCGGACGAAGAGCGCCAGCTGCGGCGCTCGGCCGAATCCGTGCTGCTCGAGGCGGCCGCCCGCTCGCCCGAGGCCGTGCTCGCCGAGGTGGGCCGCTTCCTTCGCCGGGTGGGAGAGCAGTCCCGCGTCTCCGCCGAGGAGATGAAGGAACTCTCCCGCTCGCTCTGCGACCGCAAGGTGCTGCTGGTGGACGATGATGCCCGCAACATCTTCGCGCTCACCAGCGTCCTGGAGAATCATGGCATGCAGGTGACATTCGCGCAGGACGGGCGTGCGGCCATGGACATTCTGGAGAAGAATCCGGAATTGGACGTGGTTCTGCTGGACGTGATGATGCCGGAGATGGATGGTTACCAGGCGATGCGCGCCATTCGCGCGGACCCCCGGTGGGCCTCCCTGCCCGTCATCGCCATCACCGCGCGTGCATTGAGGGACGATCGCGAGAAATGCCTCGAGGCCGGGGCATCGGATTACCTCTCCAAGCCCGTCGACACCGAGCGGCTGTTGGAGTTGATTCGTCGGTGGGTGGAACCTTGCGCGGGAGCGAGATGA
- a CDS encoding ATP-binding response regulator has protein sequence MEGSKVGGFQVQLELPRARILVVDDHAPNLLALEATLGDLGEVVKVASGEDALLRLLREDFALILMDVQMPGLDGFETARLIKERERSRFIPIIFLTARSRDASHVFRGYAQGAVDYVLKPFAPEILRSKVSVFVELFLKEEQLKRQEALLRQREREALERQSAYRYRLLGDAMPLCVFVASPEGRLRYGNRAWTELSGLPSEAVADLWRSEVVHPDDREGVHAAWCRSVDSGEPFEVQFRLRRQRDASFRWHLGRAVPERNERGRITGWIATATDIDDQKRAEAELARASAAKDAFLAAASHELRTPLAAAKMQVHLAQRKFGAELTEGPRRAFEGLDRQVDRMTKLVSDLLDVSRLLTGRLSLELESFDLVPLLRTTCERLQALSPEHRLRLDVPETLPMRGDPGRIEQVVTNLVSNAVRYSPEGGVVELRAWFEEGGQVALLVRDQGVGIPAEKLALIFERFGQAHGARYGGLGLGLTISQGIIEQHGGRIWAESQGVEGEGSTFHVRLPLQS, from the coding sequence ATGGAGGGGAGCAAGGTCGGTGGGTTTCAGGTACAGCTGGAGCTGCCGCGGGCCCGCATCCTGGTCGTGGACGATCACGCTCCCAACCTCCTCGCCCTGGAAGCCACCTTGGGTGACCTGGGCGAGGTGGTGAAGGTCGCCTCCGGTGAGGATGCCCTCCTGCGCCTGCTGCGAGAGGACTTCGCCCTCATCCTGATGGACGTGCAGATGCCCGGGCTGGACGGCTTCGAGACGGCCCGGCTCATCAAGGAGCGCGAGCGCTCACGCTTCATCCCCATCATCTTCCTCACCGCGCGCAGCCGGGACGCCTCGCACGTGTTCCGCGGCTACGCGCAGGGCGCGGTGGACTACGTCCTCAAGCCCTTCGCGCCGGAAATCCTTCGCTCGAAGGTGTCCGTCTTCGTGGAGCTCTTCCTCAAGGAGGAGCAGCTCAAGCGTCAGGAGGCGCTGCTGCGCCAGCGCGAGCGCGAGGCCCTGGAGCGTCAGAGCGCGTACCGCTACCGTCTGCTGGGCGACGCCATGCCGTTGTGTGTGTTCGTCGCGAGCCCGGAGGGGCGGCTGCGTTACGGCAACCGCGCGTGGACGGAGCTGTCCGGCCTTCCCTCCGAGGCGGTGGCGGACTTGTGGCGCTCGGAGGTCGTGCACCCGGATGACCGCGAGGGCGTGCACGCCGCCTGGTGCCGGTCCGTGGACTCCGGCGAGCCCTTCGAGGTGCAGTTCCGGCTGCGCCGCCAGCGCGACGCGAGCTTCCGCTGGCACCTGGGCCGCGCCGTGCCCGAGCGCAACGAGCGCGGTCGCATCACCGGGTGGATCGCCACCGCCACGGACATCGACGACCAGAAGCGGGCCGAGGCGGAGCTGGCCCGGGCGAGCGCCGCCAAGGACGCCTTCCTGGCCGCCGCCTCGCACGAGCTGCGCACCCCGCTGGCCGCGGCGAAGATGCAGGTGCACCTGGCCCAACGCAAGTTCGGTGCAGAGCTGACGGAGGGGCCTCGCCGGGCCTTCGAGGGGTTGGACCGGCAGGTGGACCGGATGACCAAGCTGGTCTCCGATTTGCTGGATGTGAGCCGGCTGCTCACCGGCCGACTGTCGCTGGAGCTGGAGTCGTTCGACCTGGTGCCGCTGCTGCGCACCACCTGCGAGCGGCTGCAGGCGCTCTCCCCCGAGCACCGGCTGCGGCTGGACGTCCCCGAGACGCTGCCCATGCGGGGCGATCCGGGGCGCATCGAGCAGGTGGTGACCAACCTGGTGTCCAACGCCGTCCGCTACTCGCCCGAGGGCGGCGTGGTGGAGCTGCGGGCCTGGTTCGAGGAGGGGGGGCAGGTCGCCCTCCTGGTCCGTGACCAGGGCGTCGGCATCCCCGCGGAAAAGCTGGCGCTCATATTTGAACGCTTCGGCCAGGCCCATGGTGCACGTTATGGTGGTCTTGGCTTGGGGCTGACCATCTCCCAAGGCATCATCGAGCAGCACGGTGGGCGTATCTGGGCGGAGTCCCAGGGCGTGGAAGGCGAGGGCAGTACCTTCCATGTGCGCCTGCCCCTTCAATCTTGA
- a CDS encoding DUF5985 family protein, which yields MMTMANAVFLLCAATSLACAVLLLRGYAHNRVPLLLWSSLCFVGLAVNNMLLVVDLVIIPGRDLLLFRNLSGLLALALLVFGLVWDSE from the coding sequence ATGATGACAATGGCTAATGCCGTCTTCCTGCTGTGCGCGGCGACGAGCCTCGCCTGCGCGGTGCTGCTCCTGCGGGGCTATGCCCACAACCGTGTTCCCCTGCTGCTGTGGAGCAGCCTGTGTTTCGTGGGGCTGGCGGTGAATAACATGCTGCTGGTGGTGGACCTGGTGATCATCCCGGGCCGGGATCTGCTGCTGTTCCGGAACCTGTCCGGGCTCCTAGCGCTCGCGCTCCTGGTGTTCGGCCTGGTGTGGGATTCCGAATGA
- a CDS encoding DUF5985 family protein, with amino-acid sequence MNEFISGMVAALCLVAGLFFLRFWRKTRDRFFGFFAAAFWLMALHRLVMMLLKNSENEHVLGAYLIRLLSFVLILVAIVDKNRVVPRRKAASRTEIPSR; translated from the coding sequence ATGAACGAGTTCATTTCCGGCATGGTCGCCGCCCTATGCCTCGTCGCGGGGCTGTTCTTCCTCCGGTTCTGGCGGAAGACGAGGGATCGCTTCTTCGGGTTTTTCGCCGCCGCCTTCTGGCTGATGGCGCTGCACCGCCTGGTGATGATGTTGCTGAAGAACAGCGAGAACGAGCACGTCCTCGGGGCGTACCTCATCCGGCTGCTCTCCTTCGTGCTCATCCTGGTGGCCATCGTGGACAAGAACCGGGTGGTGCCCCGCAGGAAGGCCGCTTCCCGGACCGAGATTCCGTCCCGCTGA
- a CDS encoding caspase family protein, whose protein sequence is MRPLRCAAVTLWAALLIGTAASAAPERVAYALILANNTGLEPKQAPLRYADDDGARYYELLSSLTKETVLLTVLDEETQARHPGLASRTRPPTRRALKEALGQLNARMAEDRKRGDEPVLYFVFTGHGKRGPAGEGMVSLLDGPFTRTDLYAQVIAPSTAAFIHLIVDACDSYFFVNSRGALPVAPAQAQAVRGLLAARELGRYPHVGAVLSTTREQESHEWSAIRSGVFSHQVLSALAGAADVNADGRVEYSELRAFVAAANQGVEDVRGRLEVSIQPPAQDRSAALVDLGDRARLGFLLLPAGLEGRLWVEDSRGLRVAEFNKERERSVVLGLPPGPGYFLRAFGREAAFRFARPGAVVNAGSLSWRDNSIAARGAVDDAFRDKLFSVPFGPRFYAGYMASLGQTPVAPEQGPDLTP, encoded by the coding sequence ATGCGACCGCTCCGATGCGCTGCGGTGACCCTGTGGGCCGCGCTCCTCATTGGTACCGCCGCGAGCGCCGCGCCCGAGCGGGTGGCCTACGCGCTCATCCTCGCCAACAACACCGGGCTCGAACCGAAGCAGGCCCCCCTGCGCTACGCCGACGATGACGGCGCGCGTTACTACGAGCTGCTCTCCTCTCTCACGAAGGAGACCGTGCTCCTCACCGTGCTGGACGAGGAGACGCAGGCACGCCACCCGGGGCTCGCCTCCCGGACCCGGCCCCCGACCCGCAGGGCGCTCAAGGAAGCGCTCGGCCAGCTCAATGCCCGCATGGCCGAGGACCGCAAGCGCGGCGACGAGCCCGTGCTCTACTTCGTCTTCACCGGCCACGGAAAGCGCGGGCCCGCCGGAGAGGGCATGGTGAGCCTGCTGGATGGGCCCTTCACGCGCACCGACCTCTACGCGCAGGTCATCGCGCCCAGCACCGCCGCCTTCATCCACCTCATCGTGGACGCGTGTGATTCGTACTTCTTCGTCAACTCGCGCGGTGCGCTGCCGGTGGCGCCCGCCCAGGCGCAGGCGGTGCGGGGCCTGCTGGCCGCGCGCGAGCTCGGGCGCTACCCGCACGTGGGCGCCGTGCTGTCCACCACCCGCGAGCAGGAGAGCCACGAGTGGAGCGCCATCCGCTCGGGCGTCTTCAGCCACCAGGTGCTCTCCGCGCTCGCCGGGGCCGCGGACGTCAACGCGGACGGGCGGGTGGAGTACTCGGAGCTGAGGGCCTTCGTCGCCGCCGCCAACCAGGGCGTGGAGGACGTGCGGGGCCGGCTCGAGGTGTCCATCCAGCCGCCCGCGCAGGATCGCTCGGCGGCGCTGGTGGACCTCGGGGACAGGGCGCGCCTGGGCTTCCTGCTGCTGCCCGCGGGCCTGGAGGGCCGGCTGTGGGTGGAGGATTCGCGGGGCCTGCGGGTGGCCGAGTTCAACAAGGAGCGCGAGCGCTCCGTGGTGCTGGGATTGCCCCCCGGCCCTGGTTACTTCCTGCGGGCCTTCGGACGCGAGGCCGCCTTCAGGTTCGCCCGCCCGGGCGCGGTGGTGAACGCGGGGAGCCTCTCCTGGAGGGACAACTCCATCGCCGCCCGCGGCGCGGTGGATGACGCCTTCCGGGACAAGCTCTTCTCCGTGCCCTTCGGCCCCCGCTTCTACGCGGGATACATGGCCAGCCTGGGGCAGACGCCCGTGGCCCCCGAACAGGGACCCGATCTCACACCATGA
- a CDS encoding arsenate reductase ArsC, whose protein sequence is MTPTHPLRILFLSTHNAARSIMAEYLLRRLGNGRFETRSAGLEPRRQVHPLTLKVLSERYRIEPEGARSKSWEELQGEHFDLIITLRDKEREAFPRSRWEPIAAHWNQPDPVDFEGDEREHELRFIQMGRELSMRLDLLCALPLEKLGHLPHHGESQACAPM, encoded by the coding sequence ATGACTCCCACCCATCCGCTGCGAATCCTCTTCCTGAGCACCCACAACGCGGCGCGGAGCATCATGGCCGAGTACCTGTTGCGCCGCCTGGGGAACGGACGCTTCGAGACCCGCAGTGCGGGCCTGGAGCCGAGGAGGCAGGTCCACCCGCTGACATTGAAGGTGCTGAGTGAGCGCTACCGCATCGAGCCGGAGGGCGCGCGCAGCAAGTCCTGGGAGGAGCTCCAGGGCGAGCACTTCGATCTGATCATCACGCTGCGGGACAAGGAGCGCGAGGCCTTCCCGAGAAGCCGCTGGGAGCCCATCGCCGCCCACTGGAACCAACCGGACCCGGTGGACTTCGAGGGCGACGAGCGGGAGCACGAGCTGCGCTTCATCCAGATGGGGCGGGAGCTCTCCATGCGCCTGGACCTGCTGTGCGCGTTGCCCTTGGAGAAGCTGGGGCACCTGCCGCACCACGGTGAGTCGCAGGCCTGCGCACCGATGTAG
- a CDS encoding Ig domain-containing protein — translation MRRWPRWMMGGAVLLGVVACAFQPDFSRFPTCDDQGACPGGWTCLASEKVCLPDCGERGPCPLEVPSDMDGGGSDAGTDGGDADAGPTQLVLIPDGPGRGLETETFSHRFQASGGTPPYAFSITAGEPPPGLTLDPEGILSGRPTTAGDFLFTVEVVDRSETPQRSSQEFSVRIRPLLRLAGPGVLAFFESGKEYVDQLSATGGKSPYTYEIVSGSLPSGIVLRDDGQVDGKASDDTSTPPFDVRVTDSDEPPQTAVRRIQLTSITCSSSQVCIKTSALPDARVGSSYTHPLQTTPTSVTWEVVDASKLPPGITLNASTGVLSGQPTQAGVYEFTVSASTGLLGPATSSRTLKMTVF, via the coding sequence ATGAGACGCTGGCCGCGGTGGATGATGGGAGGGGCCGTGCTCCTCGGAGTAGTGGCGTGCGCCTTCCAACCGGACTTCTCCCGCTTCCCCACGTGTGATGACCAGGGCGCGTGCCCCGGGGGCTGGACGTGTCTGGCGTCCGAGAAGGTCTGCCTCCCGGACTGCGGCGAGCGTGGACCGTGTCCCCTCGAGGTACCCTCGGACATGGATGGAGGTGGCTCCGACGCGGGCACGGACGGCGGGGACGCCGACGCGGGTCCGACGCAGCTCGTGCTCATACCGGATGGCCCCGGAAGGGGGCTGGAGACGGAGACCTTCTCCCACCGATTCCAGGCGAGCGGCGGAACCCCGCCCTATGCCTTCTCCATCACCGCGGGCGAGCCTCCTCCAGGCCTGACGCTCGACCCCGAGGGCATCCTCTCCGGCAGGCCGACCACGGCCGGGGACTTCCTCTTCACCGTGGAGGTGGTGGACCGGAGCGAGACGCCCCAGCGCTCCAGCCAGGAGTTCTCCGTGCGCATCCGCCCCCTGTTGCGTCTGGCCGGGCCGGGCGTGCTCGCGTTCTTCGAGAGTGGCAAGGAGTACGTGGATCAGCTCTCGGCCACCGGGGGCAAATCGCCCTATACGTACGAGATCGTGTCGGGCAGCCTGCCTTCGGGCATCGTCCTGCGCGATGACGGGCAGGTCGACGGAAAGGCCTCGGATGACACCAGCACCCCGCCCTTCGACGTGCGGGTGACGGACTCCGACGAGCCTCCACAGACCGCCGTCCGCCGCATCCAGCTCACCTCCATCACCTGCTCGTCCTCGCAGGTCTGCATCAAGACCAGCGCCCTCCCCGATGCACGGGTGGGCTCGTCCTATACCCATCCCCTCCAGACAACCCCCACCTCCGTCACCTGGGAGGTGGTGGACGCATCCAAGCTGCCGCCGGGCATCACCCTGAACGCCAGCACGGGTGTCCTCTCGGGGCAACCCACGCAGGCGGGCGTCTACGAGTTCACCGTCTCCGCGTCGACGGGACTGTTGGGTCCCGCGACCTCGAGTCGCACGCTGAAGATGACGGTGTTCTGA
- a CDS encoding RNA polymerase sigma factor: MQHFREGDPETLGQVYRAHVEVLARALRAMVWRGRGFSQMKGALELENTVLETFARAFEPRARGAYDGVRPYGHFLVGIARNVLLEQARRREVSVGLEPFEEVGEVPLEGEGLAQVLEDREVEGLLASFKEGLSAEERRLFELRFGEEGLAQECAAEQLGLTRIQVRRRELGLKTRLLEFLQARGYLEGMEVKGWSFFKRRGQS; the protein is encoded by the coding sequence TTGCAACACTTCCGGGAGGGTGACCCGGAGACACTGGGCCAGGTGTATCGGGCGCACGTGGAAGTGCTGGCGCGGGCACTGCGGGCCATGGTGTGGCGAGGGCGGGGGTTCAGCCAGATGAAGGGGGCGCTGGAGCTGGAGAACACCGTGCTGGAGACGTTCGCGCGGGCCTTCGAGCCGAGGGCCCGGGGGGCGTACGACGGGGTGCGGCCGTACGGGCACTTCCTGGTGGGGATCGCGCGCAACGTGCTGCTGGAGCAGGCGCGGCGGCGTGAGGTGTCGGTGGGGCTGGAGCCCTTCGAGGAGGTGGGCGAGGTACCCTTGGAGGGAGAGGGGCTGGCCCAGGTGTTGGAGGACCGGGAGGTGGAGGGATTGCTGGCGAGCTTCAAGGAGGGGTTGTCGGCGGAGGAGCGGCGGCTGTTCGAGCTGCGCTTCGGCGAGGAGGGGCTGGCGCAGGAATGCGCGGCCGAGCAGTTGGGGCTGACGCGCATTCAGGTGCGGCGGCGGGAGCTGGGGTTGAAGACGCGGCTGCTCGAGTTCCTGCAGGCGCGGGGCTACCTGGAGGGGATGGAAGTGAAGGGGTGGAGCTTCTTCAAGCGGCGAGGGCAGTCATGA